From a single Kitasatospora sp. NBC_00458 genomic region:
- a CDS encoding TerD family protein: MPVSLSKGGNVSLTKEAPGLTAVTIGLGWDVRTTTGAEFDLDASAIVLNADGKVLSNGHFVFFNNTSSPDNTVVHTGDNRTGEGAGDDEAINVSLATLPAEATRITFPVSIYDAVARSQNFGQVRNAYIRVINAAGGAEIARYDLSEDAATETAMIFGELYRNGAEWKFRAVGQGYASGLAGIAQDFGVQI; the protein is encoded by the coding sequence ATGCCAGTGAGCCTCTCCAAGGGTGGCAACGTCTCGCTGACCAAGGAGGCCCCCGGCCTGACCGCGGTCACCATCGGCCTCGGCTGGGACGTCCGCACCACGACCGGTGCCGAGTTCGACCTGGACGCCAGCGCGATCGTGCTGAACGCGGACGGGAAGGTGCTGTCCAACGGGCACTTCGTCTTCTTCAACAACACGAGCAGCCCGGACAACACCGTCGTCCACACCGGCGACAACCGCACCGGCGAGGGCGCGGGCGACGACGAGGCGATCAACGTCAGCCTCGCCACGCTGCCGGCCGAGGCCACCCGGATCACCTTCCCGGTCTCGATCTACGACGCCGTCGCCCGGTCGCAGAACTTCGGCCAGGTCCGCAACGCCTACATCCGCGTGATCAACGCGGCCGGTGGCGCGGAGATCGCCCGCTACGACCTCTCCGAGGACGCCGCCACCGAGACCGCCATGATCTTCGGCGAGCTCTACCGCAACGGTGCCGAGTGGAAGTTCCGCGCCGTCGGCCAGGGCTACGCCTCCGGCCTGGCCGGCATCGCCCAGGACTTCGGCGTCCAGATCTGA
- the arfB gene encoding alternative ribosome rescue aminoacyl-tRNA hydrolase ArfB: MPEPIRVRGSVVVPDAELVWRFSRSSGPGGQHVNTSDTQVELRYDLAASAALPEVWKQRALERLGGRLVDGRVLVVRASEHRSQWRNREVAAARLASLLGEATAPPPKARRATRPSKGMVERRLSNKRHRSELKQGRRSPRGE, translated from the coding sequence ATGCCCGAGCCCATTCGCGTCCGGGGATCGGTGGTCGTCCCCGACGCCGAGCTCGTCTGGCGCTTCTCCCGTTCCTCCGGCCCCGGTGGCCAGCACGTCAACACGTCCGACACCCAGGTCGAGCTCCGCTACGACCTGGCGGCCTCGGCCGCGCTGCCCGAGGTCTGGAAGCAGCGTGCGCTGGAGCGGCTGGGCGGCCGGCTGGTGGACGGGCGGGTGCTGGTGGTCCGCGCCTCCGAGCACCGCTCGCAGTGGCGCAACCGCGAGGTCGCCGCGGCCCGGCTGGCCTCGCTGCTCGGCGAGGCGACCGCCCCGCCGCCGAAGGCCCGCCGGGCGACCAGGCCCAGCAAGGGCATGGTCGAGCGGCGGCTGTCCAACAAGCGGCACCGCTCCGAGCTGAAGCAGGGGCGGCGCTCGCCGCGGGGCGAGTAG
- a CDS encoding flavin reductase family protein produces MYSSPQPEAASQATPDEFRAALSQLAAGVSLVTVHDPEDGEDLGMTATSFLSVSLEPPLVLISVREDSRMDEVLSRTDTWAVSLLTEGQRALGSRFAMKGRLSDRLLFADAPHHRGPFSGAPLIDGALATVECRTEQRIAAGDHTLLLGRVLEALVPDPGGRPLLYFRGGYRTLG; encoded by the coding sequence GTGTACTCGTCCCCGCAGCCCGAAGCTGCCTCCCAAGCAACGCCCGACGAGTTCCGGGCGGCGCTCTCCCAGCTCGCCGCCGGAGTGAGCCTGGTGACCGTCCACGACCCGGAGGACGGAGAGGACCTCGGCATGACCGCCACGTCCTTCCTCTCCGTGTCGCTGGAGCCGCCGCTGGTCCTGATCTCCGTCCGCGAGGACTCCAGGATGGACGAGGTGCTCTCGCGGACCGACACCTGGGCGGTCTCGCTGCTCACCGAGGGACAGCGGGCGCTCGGCTCCCGGTTCGCCATGAAGGGCCGGCTCAGCGACCGGCTGCTGTTCGCCGACGCCCCGCACCACCGCGGACCGTTCAGCGGGGCCCCGCTCATCGACGGGGCGCTCGCCACCGTCGAGTGCCGCACCGAGCAGCGGATCGCGGCCGGCGACCACACCCTGCTGCTCGGCCGTGTCCTGGAGGCGCTGGTCCCCGACCCGGGCGGCCGCCCGCTGCTCTACTTCCGCGGCGGCTACCGCACCCTGGGCTGA
- a CDS encoding GGDEF domain-containing protein, with product MEAESEPYVRLATLRTLHRVVADLNAARSLAGTLQAVVEGAVHGLGFDAAAVSLVRPDGDLVVAAVWELEESAMGGPSVLLGQVGSRESWDRLLGVSDHWGTLRFLPYDRGWAVASDIPRWIGDGPMPVYANDWHPADGLLAPMYSAGGDLLGVLSVDRPRSGKRPGAWTREALEMFSLQASIAIGNARLRAEMQRALARLEKEQQALRASEESFRQAFEYAPSGMAITELHGAGRGQLTRVNDALCRLLGRPRAVLRQQSFADLVHPDDRALLERTSAESGRAELRLSRRDGGYQWVCLRNSIVADAAEGPSFLLTHVEDIEDRKRHELQLAHRASHDALTGLPNGAELKARLGRRLCGQPQSAAAVAGPQTGPADLPYGGGGFPAAGYPGAGYAVADSYSAHTAYDGLEGGDPRSGPAHGYGPPEGYPLPAAGAAPGPAAGYGEHVHAVVPADHGSGNEAWSGPFRSGAPAVVEKGLAVLFCDLDGFKSINDRFGHNAGDAVLVEVARRLSGAVRDGDTVARLGGDEFVVLADGIGRDEAKDLAHRLRNAIIPPMRIDGRAMRVGVSLGIGWAGCGMSTEEVLHTADERMYDEKRARGGSVRGARGERSHRRAG from the coding sequence ATGGAAGCCGAGTCGGAGCCGTACGTCCGTCTCGCGACCCTCCGCACCTTGCACCGGGTCGTGGCGGACCTCAACGCTGCCCGCAGCCTGGCCGGAACCCTGCAGGCCGTGGTCGAGGGTGCGGTGCACGGACTCGGATTCGACGCCGCGGCGGTCAGCCTGGTCCGGCCGGACGGGGACCTCGTGGTGGCGGCCGTCTGGGAGCTTGAGGAGAGCGCCATGGGCGGCCCCTCCGTACTGCTCGGCCAGGTGGGCTCCCGCGAGTCCTGGGACCGGCTGCTCGGCGTCAGCGACCACTGGGGCACCCTGCGCTTCCTCCCCTACGACCGGGGCTGGGCGGTCGCCAGCGACATCCCGCGCTGGATCGGGGACGGTCCGATGCCGGTCTACGCCAACGACTGGCACCCCGCCGACGGTCTGCTCGCCCCGATGTACAGCGCCGGCGGCGACCTGCTCGGCGTCCTCTCCGTGGACCGCCCGCGCAGCGGCAAGCGCCCCGGGGCCTGGACCCGCGAGGCGCTGGAGATGTTCTCGCTGCAGGCCTCCATCGCGATCGGCAACGCCCGGCTGCGGGCCGAGATGCAGCGCGCCCTGGCCCGCCTGGAGAAGGAGCAGCAGGCCCTGCGGGCCAGTGAGGAGAGCTTCCGCCAGGCGTTCGAGTACGCGCCCAGCGGGATGGCCATCACCGAGCTGCACGGGGCCGGGCGCGGCCAGCTGACCAGGGTCAACGACGCGCTCTGTCGTCTGCTCGGCCGCCCTCGCGCGGTGCTCCGCCAGCAGAGTTTCGCCGACCTCGTCCACCCGGACGACCGGGCGCTGCTGGAGCGCACCAGCGCCGAGAGCGGCCGGGCTGAACTGCGCCTCTCCCGCCGGGACGGCGGCTACCAGTGGGTCTGCCTGCGCAACTCGATCGTCGCCGACGCCGCCGAGGGGCCGAGCTTCCTGCTCACCCACGTCGAGGACATCGAGGACCGGAAGCGGCACGAGCTCCAGCTCGCCCACCGGGCCAGCCACGACGCGCTCACCGGTCTGCCGAACGGTGCCGAGCTCAAGGCCCGGCTCGGGCGGCGCCTCTGCGGCCAGCCCCAGAGCGCCGCCGCCGTCGCCGGGCCCCAGACCGGGCCCGCCGACCTGCCCTACGGGGGCGGCGGCTTCCCGGCCGCCGGCTACCCGGGCGCCGGGTACGCGGTGGCCGACTCCTACAGCGCGCACACCGCGTACGACGGCCTGGAGGGGGGCGATCCGCGCTCCGGACCGGCGCACGGGTACGGCCCCCCGGAGGGGTACCCGCTGCCGGCCGCCGGCGCGGCGCCCGGGCCGGCGGCCGGCTACGGCGAGCACGTGCACGCGGTGGTCCCCGCCGACCACGGATCCGGGAACGAGGCCTGGTCGGGCCCGTTCCGCTCGGGCGCACCGGCCGTCGTCGAGAAAGGGCTGGCCGTCCTCTTCTGCGACCTCGACGGCTTCAAGTCGATCAACGACCGGTTCGGGCACAACGCGGGCGACGCCGTCCTGGTCGAGGTCGCCCGCCGGCTCAGCGGGGCCGTGCGGGACGGCGACACGGTGGCCCGGCTCGGCGGTGACGAGTTCGTGGTGCTGGCCGACGGCATCGGGCGGGACGAGGCCAAGGACCTCGCCCACCGGCTGCGGAACGCGATCATCCCGCCGATGCGGATCGACGGCCGGGCGATGCGGGTCGGCGTCAGCCTGGGGATCGGCTGGGCGGGCTGCGGGATGAGCACCGAGGAGGTGCTGCACACCGCGGACGAGCGCATGTACGACGAGAAGCGGGCCCGGGGAGGCTCGGTGCGCGGGGCCAGGGGCGAGCGTTCGCACCGGCGGGCCGGCTGA
- the nagA gene encoding N-acetylglucosamine-6-phosphate deacetylase yields the protein MTARNQSAALPRRTALAGARLVLPGGIVEGDRLAVEGTRIAGVGGATTAGDLDLTGYTVVPGFVDLHVHGGGGASYASGIAEEALKVARTHLEHGTTTTIASTVTGEIDEVARQAAVLSELVEDGVLAGIHFEGPFISHNRCGAHRPDLLRDPDPALVRKLVDAARGHARMVTLAPELPGGLDSVRMLADLGVIAAVGHTDSDYAKTLEAIEAGATVATHLFNAMPGIAHRAPGPIVALLEDERVTVELINDGVHLHPSVLDLAYGTAGASRVALITDAMGAAGMGDGLYPLGPLQVEVKDGVARLVEGGAIAGSTLTLDVAFKRSVTVNGLTPNQAVESLSTVPARLLGLADTVGTLETGKNADLVVLDSATYDLVAVMRQGEWITGGDLFAPIAAG from the coding sequence GTGACCGCGCGGAATCAATCTGCGGCCCTGCCGCGGCGAACCGCACTGGCCGGTGCCCGGCTGGTCCTTCCCGGCGGCATCGTCGAGGGCGACCGCCTCGCCGTCGAGGGCACCCGGATCGCCGGCGTCGGCGGCGCCACCACGGCCGGTGACCTCGACCTGACCGGGTACACCGTCGTCCCCGGCTTCGTCGACCTGCACGTGCACGGCGGCGGCGGCGCCTCCTACGCCTCCGGGATCGCCGAGGAGGCCCTCAAGGTCGCCCGGACCCACCTGGAGCACGGCACCACCACCACCATCGCCTCCACCGTGACCGGCGAGATCGACGAGGTGGCCCGGCAGGCCGCCGTGCTCTCCGAGCTCGTCGAGGACGGCGTCCTCGCCGGCATCCACTTCGAGGGCCCGTTCATCTCCCACAACCGCTGCGGCGCCCACCGCCCCGACCTGCTCCGCGACCCGGACCCCGCCCTGGTCCGCAAGCTCGTCGACGCCGCCCGCGGCCACGCGAGGATGGTCACCCTCGCGCCCGAGCTGCCCGGCGGCCTGGACTCCGTCCGCATGCTCGCCGACCTCGGCGTGATCGCCGCCGTCGGCCACACCGACTCCGACTACGCCAAGACCCTCGAAGCCATCGAGGCCGGCGCCACCGTCGCCACCCACCTGTTCAACGCCATGCCCGGCATCGCGCACCGCGCGCCCGGCCCGATCGTGGCGCTGCTGGAGGACGAGCGGGTCACCGTCGAGCTCATCAACGACGGGGTCCACCTGCACCCGTCCGTCCTCGACCTCGCCTACGGCACCGCCGGCGCCTCCCGGGTCGCCCTGATCACCGACGCCATGGGCGCCGCCGGCATGGGCGACGGCCTCTACCCGCTCGGCCCCCTCCAGGTCGAGGTCAAGGACGGCGTCGCCCGGCTGGTCGAGGGCGGCGCGATCGCCGGCTCCACGCTCACCCTGGACGTGGCGTTCAAGCGCTCGGTCACCGTCAACGGCCTCACCCCGAACCAGGCCGTCGAGTCGCTCTCCACCGTCCCGGCCCGCCTGCTCGGCCTCGCCGACACCGTCGGCACGCTGGAGACCGGCAAGAACGCCGACCTCGTCGTCCTCGACTCCGCGACCTACGACCTGGTCGCCGTCATGCGCCAGGGCGAGTGGATCACCGGCGGCGACCTCTTCGCCCCGATCGCGGCCGGCTGA
- a CDS encoding ROK family protein gives MKHVIALDVGGTGMKAALLAQDGSVLFEARRPTGREHGTDAVVTAILDFAADLADEGRSRFGVAPLAAGVAVPGTIDEKNGIAVFSANLGWRDLPLRKLLGERLAGPGGSAMPVALGHDVRSGGLAEGRLGAGRGVGRFLFIALGTGIAGAIGIDGRIESGAHGYGGEIGHVVVRPGGPACGCGARGCLETLASASAVSRAWAEAVGDPDADAASCAVAVDAGDARAVAVWQGAVEALADGIVLAQSLLDPSTVIVGGGLAEAGDTLFTPLRAAVTERLTFQMPPEVVPAMLKDTAASLGAGLLAWDLLSMEVTA, from the coding sequence GTGAAGCACGTCATCGCACTCGATGTAGGCGGCACCGGCATGAAAGCCGCGTTGCTCGCCCAGGACGGCTCCGTGCTGTTCGAAGCACGACGCCCGACCGGGCGGGAACACGGCACGGACGCCGTGGTCACCGCCATCCTCGACTTCGCCGCCGACCTGGCGGACGAAGGCCGGAGCCGTTTCGGCGTCGCCCCACTGGCGGCGGGAGTCGCCGTCCCCGGGACGATCGACGAGAAGAACGGCATCGCGGTCTTCTCCGCCAACCTCGGCTGGCGCGACCTCCCGCTGCGCAAGCTGCTGGGTGAGCGCCTGGCCGGGCCGGGCGGCAGCGCGATGCCGGTCGCACTCGGCCACGACGTGCGGTCCGGAGGCCTCGCCGAGGGCCGGCTCGGCGCCGGCCGGGGCGTCGGGCGCTTCCTCTTCATCGCCCTCGGCACCGGCATCGCCGGCGCCATCGGCATCGACGGCCGGATCGAGTCCGGTGCCCACGGCTACGGCGGCGAGATCGGCCACGTGGTGGTCCGCCCCGGCGGTCCCGCGTGCGGCTGCGGCGCCCGCGGCTGCCTGGAGACCCTCGCCTCCGCCTCCGCCGTCTCCCGCGCCTGGGCCGAGGCCGTGGGCGACCCCGACGCCGACGCGGCATCCTGCGCCGTCGCGGTGGACGCCGGGGACGCCCGCGCGGTCGCGGTCTGGCAGGGCGCCGTGGAGGCCCTGGCCGACGGCATCGTGCTCGCCCAGAGCCTGCTCGACCCGTCCACGGTGATCGTCGGCGGCGGGCTCGCCGAGGCCGGGGACACCCTGTTCACCCCGCTGCGCGCCGCGGTCACCGAGCGTCTGACCTTCCAGATGCCCCCCGAGGTCGTACCGGCCATGCTCAAAGACACCGCCGCGTCCCTGGGCGCGGGCCTGCTCGCCTGGGATCTGCTCTCCATGGAGGTGACCGCGTGA
- a CDS encoding extracellular solute-binding protein — MDRRAQVPTRLSGIALAGAMVLTGCGGQDDGPVTIRLVAADYGESADTSSKLYWDDVARRFEGANPGIKVDVQVENWTDIGKKVDDLVKSGKSPDLLQTGGFADQAASDRLYTASDVLSLETQANIMESFSHAGQVLGTQYGIPFVSSSRVLFYNKAVFQKAGVDKPPTTWNELKQAAEKIKAKVPGVTPYGLPLGPEEAPAESMLWTLSGGGSLSDDVGNYTIDSNQNQATFNWLKTNLVATGLTYPEPGKMNRTPVFTDFAAGKVAMLNGHPTLLRMATKGKIDFGTAPIPKKDGLAKTGSLGVADWMMAFKANGHKNEIKKFLSFVYTKDNQLKFDETYNLLPVTQDAFDAISKDPKHEDLKQFAAGLGNASFYPFGDPAWAEVSNRIKAGIGAAATADPKPVLEDLQQTAVKEAARARK, encoded by the coding sequence TTGGACAGGCGCGCCCAGGTCCCCACCCGGTTGTCCGGCATCGCACTGGCCGGAGCAATGGTGCTCACCGGCTGCGGCGGCCAGGACGACGGTCCGGTCACCATCCGGCTGGTCGCGGCCGACTACGGCGAGAGTGCGGACACCAGCTCCAAGCTCTACTGGGACGACGTCGCCCGCCGCTTCGAGGGCGCCAACCCGGGCATCAAGGTGGACGTCCAGGTGGAGAACTGGACCGACATCGGCAAGAAGGTCGACGACCTGGTCAAGAGCGGCAAGTCCCCCGACCTGCTGCAGACCGGCGGCTTCGCCGACCAGGCCGCCTCCGACCGGCTGTACACCGCCTCGGACGTGCTCTCGCTGGAGACCCAGGCCAACATCATGGAGTCGTTCTCGCACGCCGGGCAGGTACTCGGCACGCAGTACGGCATCCCGTTCGTCTCCTCCTCCCGGGTGCTCTTCTACAACAAGGCGGTCTTCCAGAAGGCCGGCGTCGACAAGCCGCCGACCACCTGGAACGAGCTCAAGCAGGCCGCCGAGAAGATCAAGGCCAAGGTGCCGGGCGTCACGCCGTACGGGCTGCCGCTCGGTCCGGAGGAGGCTCCGGCCGAGTCGATGCTGTGGACGCTCAGCGGCGGCGGCAGCCTCTCCGACGATGTCGGCAACTACACCATCGACAGCAACCAGAACCAGGCGACCTTCAACTGGCTCAAGACCAACCTGGTCGCCACCGGTCTGACCTACCCCGAACCCGGCAAGATGAACCGCACCCCGGTGTTCACCGACTTCGCGGCCGGGAAGGTCGCGATGCTCAACGGGCACCCGACGCTGCTGCGGATGGCCACCAAGGGCAAGATCGACTTCGGTACGGCGCCGATCCCGAAGAAGGACGGCCTGGCGAAGACCGGCAGCCTCGGGGTGGCCGACTGGATGATGGCGTTCAAGGCCAACGGGCACAAGAACGAGATCAAGAAGTTCCTGTCCTTCGTCTACACGAAGGACAACCAGCTCAAGTTCGACGAGACCTACAACCTGCTGCCGGTCACCCAGGACGCCTTCGACGCGATCAGCAAGGACCCCAAGCACGAGGACCTGAAGCAGTTCGCGGCCGGGCTCGGCAACGCGAGCTTCTACCCGTTCGGCGACCCGGCCTGGGCCGAGGTGTCCAACCGGATCAAGGCCGGGATCGGGGCGGCCGCGACCGCCGACCCCAAGCCGGTCCTGGAGGACCTGCAGCAGACCGCCGTCAAGGAGGCCGCCCGGGCCCGCAAGTAG
- a CDS encoding DUF3263 domain-containing protein gives MGAGELDERDRAVLELEGRSWRTAGAKERAVREELGLSSTRYYQLLNALLDRPEALAHAPVLVNRLRRVRDARRAAR, from the coding sequence ATGGGCGCGGGTGAGCTGGACGAGCGGGACCGGGCGGTGCTGGAGCTGGAGGGCCGCTCCTGGCGGACGGCCGGGGCCAAGGAACGGGCGGTCCGGGAGGAGCTCGGGCTCTCCAGTACCCGGTACTACCAGCTGCTGAACGCGCTGCTCGACCGGCCGGAGGCGCTGGCGCACGCGCCGGTGCTGGTCAACCGGCTCCGGCGGGTCAGGGACGCCCGGCGCGCGGCGCGGTAG
- the otsB gene encoding trehalose-phosphatase, whose amino-acid sequence MGLADIARPTTDDGRAGLAALLAEPRTAVVALDFDGTLAPIVADPSRARAHPGVVDALRGVVPHVGAVVVVTGRPAGLAVEYGGLAAVGGVVVLGHYGAERWEDGELSAPPVHPGVGAARTALPDVLAAAGAPDGTWVEDKGRSLAVHTRRTAAPAAAFELLREPVGALAAAHGLVVEPGRLVLELRPPGVDKGAALEGFLRERAARSVLYAGDDLGDVAAFEAVEKLRGQGLAGLLVCSGAVGDAPVRELADRADLVVPGPAGVVELLAALGEELSAAR is encoded by the coding sequence ATGGGCCTTGCAGACATCGCGCGACCGACGACGGACGACGGACGGGCGGGCCTGGCGGCGCTGCTCGCCGAACCGCGGACGGCGGTGGTCGCCCTGGACTTCGACGGGACGCTGGCACCGATCGTGGCCGACCCGAGCCGCGCCCGGGCGCACCCCGGCGTGGTCGACGCGCTGCGCGGCGTGGTGCCGCACGTCGGCGCGGTCGTGGTGGTGACCGGGCGCCCGGCCGGGCTCGCGGTGGAGTACGGGGGCCTCGCCGCGGTCGGCGGGGTCGTGGTGCTCGGGCACTACGGTGCGGAGCGCTGGGAGGACGGCGAGCTGTCGGCGCCGCCGGTGCACCCCGGGGTCGGCGCGGCGCGGACGGCGCTGCCGGACGTCCTGGCCGCGGCCGGGGCGCCGGACGGCACGTGGGTGGAGGACAAGGGCAGGTCGCTGGCCGTGCACACCCGGCGGACGGCCGCGCCGGCCGCCGCGTTCGAGCTGCTGCGGGAACCGGTCGGCGCGCTGGCCGCCGCGCACGGGCTGGTCGTGGAACCGGGCCGGCTGGTGCTCGAACTGCGGCCGCCGGGGGTCGACAAGGGCGCTGCGCTGGAGGGCTTCCTGCGGGAGCGGGCGGCCCGCTCCGTGCTGTACGCGGGGGACGACCTCGGCGACGTGGCGGCCTTCGAGGCCGTGGAGAAGCTGCGCGGGCAGGGCCTGGCCGGGCTGCTGGTCTGCAGCGGCGCGGTGGGGGACGCGCCGGTGCGGGAGCTCGCCGACCGGGCGGACCTGGTGGTCCCGGGCCCGGCCGGCGTGGTGGAACTGCTGGCGGCGCTGGGGGAGGAGCTCAGCGCAGCGCGTTGA
- a CDS encoding alpha,alpha-trehalose-phosphate synthase (UDP-forming), producing the protein MGDLTTERSNPTGTAPVLVASNRGPVSFGTADDGTLTLRRGGGGLVSGLSAIDDPDAVWVCAALSDADRRAAREAPDGRLDRAGHDVGGQAVRMLDIDPETFARAYNGVANSTLWFIHHLLYDTPTAPAFDAGFRTEWQAYTAYNAAFAGALAAEAAPGAAVLVQDYHLSLTPALLRAARPDLRIGHFSHTPWAPPEYFRLLPDDVARTVLTGILGADRAGFLTRRWALAFADCCESVLGAAVDRAALTVTHGGRTTRLGVHGLGADAGFLRERAHRPDVDERLATLREAVGGRRTVVRVDRTELSKNIVRGFQAYRHLLRTRPEWRDRVVHIAFAYPSRTDLAEYRAYTARVRALAEEINEEFATPGWQPLILHVDDDFPRSLAAYRLADVALVNPIRDGMNLVAKEVPVVSDDGCALVLSREAGAHAELGDDALTVNPYDVVATAEALHAGLTMPAGERADRTKRLAAAATALPPQQWFLDQLNALR; encoded by the coding sequence ATGGGCGATCTCACGACCGAACGTTCGAATCCGACCGGCACCGCCCCCGTCCTGGTGGCGTCCAACCGGGGACCAGTGTCGTTCGGCACCGCGGACGACGGCACGCTGACCCTCCGCAGAGGGGGCGGCGGCCTCGTCTCCGGCCTCTCCGCCATCGACGACCCGGACGCCGTCTGGGTCTGCGCCGCCCTCTCCGACGCCGACCGCCGGGCCGCCCGGGAGGCCCCCGACGGCCGCCTCGACCGGGCCGGCCACGACGTCGGCGGGCAGGCCGTCCGGATGCTGGACATAGACCCGGAGACCTTCGCGCGGGCCTACAACGGCGTCGCCAACTCGACCCTCTGGTTCATCCACCACCTGCTGTACGACACCCCGACCGCACCCGCCTTCGACGCCGGCTTCCGCACCGAGTGGCAGGCCTACACCGCGTACAACGCCGCCTTCGCCGGGGCCCTCGCCGCCGAGGCCGCCCCCGGCGCGGCCGTCCTGGTCCAGGACTACCACCTCTCGCTGACCCCGGCACTGCTCCGGGCCGCCCGCCCCGACCTGCGGATCGGCCACTTCTCACACACCCCCTGGGCGCCGCCCGAGTACTTCCGGCTGCTGCCCGACGACGTCGCCCGGACGGTCCTCACCGGCATCCTCGGCGCCGACCGGGCCGGCTTCCTCACCCGCCGCTGGGCGCTCGCCTTCGCCGACTGCTGCGAGAGCGTCCTCGGCGCCGCCGTCGACCGCGCCGCCCTCACCGTCACGCACGGGGGCCGCACCACCCGCCTCGGCGTCCACGGCCTCGGCGCCGACGCCGGATTCCTGCGCGAGCGCGCCCACCGCCCCGACGTCGACGAGCGGCTCGCCACCCTGCGCGAGGCCGTCGGGGGGCGCCGGACCGTCGTCCGGGTCGACCGCACCGAGCTGAGCAAGAACATCGTCCGCGGCTTCCAGGCCTACCGGCACCTGCTGCGCACCCGCCCCGAGTGGCGCGACCGGGTGGTCCACATCGCCTTCGCCTACCCGTCCCGCACCGACCTCGCCGAGTACCGCGCCTACACGGCCCGGGTGCGGGCGCTCGCCGAGGAGATCAACGAGGAGTTCGCCACCCCCGGCTGGCAGCCGCTGATCCTGCACGTCGACGACGACTTCCCGCGCTCGCTGGCCGCGTACCGGCTGGCCGACGTCGCCCTGGTCAACCCGATCCGGGACGGCATGAACCTGGTCGCCAAGGAGGTCCCGGTCGTCTCCGACGACGGCTGCGCCCTCGTGCTGTCCCGTGAGGCCGGTGCCCACGCCGAGCTCGGCGACGACGCGCTCACCGTCAACCCGTACGACGTCGTCGCCACCGCCGAGGCCCTGCACGCCGGGCTCACCATGCCGGCCGGCGAGCGCGCCGACCGCACCAAGCGGCTCGCCGCCGCCGCGACGGCGCTCCCGCCCCAGCAGTGGTTCCTCGACCAGCTCAACGCGCTGCGCTGA
- a CDS encoding glucosyl-3-phosphoglycerate synthase, which translates to MPAEPIPELLPETASWLRRRSWSAADRPVDLLLAAKRALGPAGTVSVVLPALDEEATVGDIVRIIRRELVERLPLVDELVVVDSGSTDATAAVAAEAGATVFHRDAILPRLPAAPGKGEVLWRSLLVTHGEIVCFVDADLREFDPALVSGIIGPLLTDAHIQLVKAMYDRPLAVAPGDSATGDAAVIPSGGGRVTELVARPLLNLHWPELAGFVQPLGGEYAARRSLLERLPFPTGYGVELGLLVDALETAGLDALAQVDVGVRHHRHQDGQALGRMAATIYRTALERLDRTHRLKASADLVHPLLTQFTRDPETRAFTAHTHPVTATERPPMHTVPEYATRR; encoded by the coding sequence GTGCCCGCCGAACCGATCCCCGAGCTCCTCCCCGAGACGGCGTCCTGGCTGCGCCGGCGCTCGTGGAGCGCGGCCGACCGCCCGGTGGACCTCCTGCTCGCGGCCAAGCGCGCCCTGGGCCCGGCCGGCACGGTCAGCGTCGTCCTGCCCGCGCTGGACGAGGAGGCCACCGTCGGCGACATCGTCCGCATCATCCGCCGCGAGCTGGTGGAACGGCTGCCGCTGGTCGACGAGCTGGTCGTGGTCGACTCCGGCTCCACCGACGCCACCGCCGCGGTCGCCGCCGAGGCCGGCGCCACCGTGTTCCACCGCGACGCGATCCTCCCCCGGCTGCCCGCCGCCCCCGGCAAGGGCGAGGTGCTCTGGCGCTCGCTGCTGGTCACCCACGGCGAGATCGTCTGCTTCGTCGACGCCGACCTGCGCGAGTTCGACCCCGCCCTGGTCTCCGGCATCATCGGCCCGCTGCTCACCGACGCGCACATCCAGCTGGTCAAGGCCATGTACGACCGCCCGCTGGCAGTGGCGCCGGGCGACTCCGCCACGGGCGACGCCGCCGTCATCCCCTCCGGCGGCGGCCGGGTCACCGAACTGGTCGCCCGCCCGCTGCTCAACCTGCACTGGCCGGAACTCGCCGGTTTCGTCCAGCCCCTCGGCGGCGAGTACGCGGCGCGCCGCTCACTGCTCGAACGCCTGCCCTTCCCCACCGGCTACGGCGTCGAACTCGGCCTGCTGGTCGACGCCCTGGAGACGGCCGGACTCGACGCGCTCGCCCAGGTGGACGTCGGGGTCCGCCACCACCGCCACCAGGACGGCCAGGCCCTCGGCCGGATGGCCGCCACCATCTACCGCACCGCCCTCGAACGGCTCGACCGCACCCACCGGCTCAAGGCCTCCGCCGACCTGGTCCACCCGCTGCTCACCCAGTTCACCCGCGACCCGGAGACCCGCGCCTTCACCGCCCACACCCACCCGGTCACCGCCACCGAACGCCCCCCGATGCACACCGTCCCCGAATACGCCACCCGGCGTTAG